Proteins from a genomic interval of Geodermatophilus obscurus DSM 43160:
- a CDS encoding IclR family transcriptional regulator produces MGQPNPVAVLDKAVAILRAVAAEPATLAELVERTGLPRATAHRLAVALEGHRLVRRTPVGAWAPGPALAELGRGVADLAELAGRHLVTLRDTSGESAQFYVRDGASRVCVAAAERAHGLRDTVPVGARLPLTAGSAAHALLAFAPADEVTPLLPSASFTARTLLDVRRRGWAHSVAEREPGVASLSAPVRDAAGAVLGAVSISGPVERLGRRPAPEVVGAVLEAAGAISRAVR; encoded by the coding sequence GTGGGACAGCCTAACCCCGTCGCCGTGTTGGACAAAGCGGTGGCCATCCTCCGCGCCGTCGCCGCCGAGCCCGCGACCCTCGCCGAGCTCGTGGAGCGCACCGGGCTGCCCCGGGCGACCGCGCACCGGCTGGCCGTGGCCCTCGAGGGACACCGCCTGGTCCGGCGCACCCCGGTCGGCGCGTGGGCGCCCGGCCCGGCGCTGGCCGAGCTGGGCCGCGGGGTCGCCGACCTCGCCGAGCTGGCCGGCCGGCACCTGGTCACCCTGCGCGACACCAGCGGGGAGAGCGCCCAGTTCTACGTCCGGGACGGCGCCAGCCGGGTGTGCGTGGCCGCCGCCGAGCGGGCGCACGGGCTGCGCGACACCGTGCCGGTCGGCGCGCGGCTGCCGCTGACCGCGGGCTCGGCGGCCCACGCGCTGCTGGCCTTCGCCCCCGCCGACGAGGTCACGCCGCTGCTGCCCAGCGCCAGCTTCACGGCCCGCACGCTGCTCGACGTCCGCCGCCGGGGCTGGGCGCACAGCGTCGCCGAGCGCGAGCCGGGGGTGGCGTCGCTGTCGGCGCCGGTCCGCGACGCGGCCGGGGCGGTGCTGGGGGCGGTCTCCATCTCCGGGCCCGTCGAGCGGCTGGGCCGCCGTCCCGCCCCCGAGGTGGTGGGCGCGGTGCTCGAGGCCGCGGGCGCGATCTCCCGCGCCGTCCGCTGA
- a CDS encoding sulfite oxidase, whose protein sequence is MTATQSTHRGRARIAEPGEGIGLDELALATRNHGMPLEALRYDVTPPGLHYVLTHYDIPAVDPATWSLEVGGAVARPLRLTLDALRSRPAVTSRVLLECAGNGRARYEPRPVSQPWLLEAVGTAEWTGTPLAPLLEEAGPADAAVDVAFTGADHGVERGVEQDYARGLPLAEAVRPEVMLVWGMNGMPLPPQHGAPLRLLVPGWYGMAHVKWLTRIEVLDHPFDGYQNTTAYRLKVDSADAGEPVTRIAPRALLTPPGWPDFMTRERFLRPGPVTLTGRAWSGRAPIQGVEVSTDGGATWSPAEVAPADPAHPWAWRAWTFPWTAEPGSWELVARATDAEGSQPTEQVWNRQGMANNLVQRVPVTVLE, encoded by the coding sequence ATGACCGCCACCCAGTCCACGCACCGCGGCCGCGCCCGGATCGCCGAGCCCGGCGAGGGCATCGGCCTCGACGAGCTGGCGCTGGCCACCCGCAACCACGGGATGCCGCTGGAGGCGCTGCGCTACGACGTCACCCCGCCGGGGCTGCACTACGTGCTCACCCACTACGACATCCCCGCCGTCGACCCGGCGACCTGGTCGCTGGAGGTCGGCGGGGCGGTCGCCCGCCCGCTGCGGCTCACCCTCGACGCCCTGCGCAGCCGCCCGGCCGTCACCTCACGGGTGCTGCTCGAGTGCGCCGGCAACGGCCGCGCCCGCTACGAGCCCCGGCCGGTGAGCCAGCCCTGGCTGCTCGAGGCCGTCGGCACCGCCGAGTGGACCGGCACCCCGCTGGCCCCGCTGCTGGAGGAGGCCGGTCCGGCCGACGCGGCGGTCGACGTCGCCTTCACCGGCGCCGACCACGGTGTGGAGCGCGGCGTCGAGCAGGACTACGCACGGGGCCTGCCGCTGGCCGAGGCGGTGCGCCCGGAGGTCATGCTGGTCTGGGGGATGAACGGGATGCCGCTACCGCCCCAGCACGGCGCTCCGCTGCGGCTGCTGGTGCCCGGCTGGTACGGCATGGCGCACGTCAAGTGGCTCACCCGCATCGAGGTGCTCGACCATCCCTTCGACGGCTACCAGAACACCACCGCCTACCGGCTCAAGGTCGACTCCGCCGACGCCGGCGAGCCGGTGACCCGCATCGCGCCCCGGGCGCTGCTCACCCCGCCCGGCTGGCCGGACTTCATGACCCGCGAACGCTTCCTGCGCCCGGGGCCGGTGACGCTGACCGGGCGGGCCTGGTCCGGCCGGGCGCCGATCCAGGGCGTCGAGGTCAGCACGGACGGCGGGGCCACCTGGTCCCCCGCCGAGGTCGCCCCGGCCGACCCGGCGCACCCGTGGGCCTGGCGGGCCTGGACGTTCCCCTGGACGGCGGAGCCGGGCAGCTGGGAGCTGGTCGCCCGCGCGACCGACGCCGAGGGCAGCCAGCCCACCGAGCAGGTGTGGAACCGGCAGGGCATGGCGAACAACCTGGTGCAGCGGGTGCCGGTGACCGTCCTCGAGTGA
- the galK gene encoding galactokinase has protein sequence MTDRGAERAAEPDHGQPASSAADRARQAFAEAFGGQPEGIWAAPGRVNVIGEHTDYNEGFVLPVALPHTTRAAVARRDDGLVALVSAQHPGDRVEVPVTELAPGRPDGWAGYPAGVVDALRDRVPGGVSVLVDGDVPAGMGLSSSAALSCSVALALRDLAAPELAVADLVDVARRAENDFVGAPTGILDQSASLLCTAGHALFLDTRDRGSEQVPLDLRAAGLELLVVDTGTTHDHATGGYGDRRRECEQATERLGVRALRDVPDVAALTPLDDGTPEGSVLLRRARHIVTENARVLEVVRILRGTADPAAIGPVLTAGHASLRDDFEISTVELDTAVATALEAGAAGARMVGGGFGGSAVVLVDAGRTETVARAITDRFAQQGFPAPRAFAVVPSAGARRLA, from the coding sequence GTGACAGACCGAGGAGCGGAGCGAGCCGCGGAGCCGGACCACGGACAACCTGCGTCGAGCGCGGCCGACCGGGCCCGCCAGGCCTTCGCGGAGGCCTTCGGCGGGCAGCCGGAGGGGATCTGGGCCGCGCCCGGCCGGGTGAACGTGATCGGCGAGCACACCGACTACAACGAGGGCTTCGTGCTGCCGGTCGCGCTGCCGCACACCACGCGCGCCGCGGTCGCCCGCCGGGACGACGGGCTGGTCGCACTGGTCTCCGCGCAGCACCCCGGCGACCGGGTGGAGGTGCCGGTCACCGAGCTCGCGCCGGGGCGCCCGGACGGCTGGGCCGGCTACCCGGCCGGCGTCGTCGACGCGCTGCGCGACCGCGTGCCCGGCGGGGTGAGCGTGCTGGTCGACGGCGACGTCCCGGCGGGCATGGGCCTGTCCTCATCGGCCGCGCTGTCCTGCTCAGTGGCGCTGGCGCTGCGCGACCTGGCCGCCCCCGAGCTCGCCGTCGCCGACCTGGTCGACGTCGCCCGCCGGGCGGAGAACGACTTCGTCGGCGCGCCCACCGGCATCCTGGACCAGTCCGCGTCGCTGCTGTGCACCGCCGGCCACGCGCTGTTCCTCGACACCCGCGACCGCGGCTCCGAGCAGGTGCCGCTGGACCTGCGGGCGGCCGGCCTGGAGCTGCTCGTCGTCGACACGGGGACGACGCACGACCACGCCACCGGCGGCTACGGCGATCGGCGCCGCGAGTGCGAGCAGGCCACCGAGCGGCTCGGGGTGCGCGCGCTGCGCGACGTCCCGGACGTGGCCGCGCTCACCCCGCTCGACGACGGCACGCCCGAGGGGAGTGTGCTGCTGCGCCGCGCCCGGCACATCGTGACCGAGAACGCCCGGGTGCTGGAGGTCGTGCGGATCCTGCGCGGGACCGCGGACCCGGCGGCGATCGGGCCGGTGCTGACCGCCGGGCACGCCTCGCTGCGGGACGACTTCGAGATCTCCACCGTGGAGCTCGACACCGCCGTGGCCACCGCGCTGGAGGCCGGCGCCGCCGGCGCCCGCATGGTGGGCGGCGGCTTCGGTGGGAGTGCCGTGGTGCTGGTCGACGCCGGCCGCACCGAGACCGTCGCGCGGGCGATCACCGACCGCTTCGCGCAACAGGGGTTCCCCGCTCCGCGGGCCTTCGCGGTCGTGCCCTCGGCAGGCGCCCGGCGCCTCGCCTGA
- the galT gene encoding galactose-1-phosphate uridylyltransferase — protein sequence MIRTSRRLADGREILYFDAGDTAPPRDAEDPRDLPPVSTRSQLRWDPLLGEWVVLASHRQTRTFLPPADLCPLCPTRPGREPTEVPEADYQVVVFENRFPSLATAVERDVPPAAPGAPLTELRPGFGRCEVVVFTSEHDRSFATLGADRARLVVDVWAERTAELSAIEGVEQVYVFENSGEEIGVTLSHPHGQIYAYPFVTPRVEKVLASVERHRREAGGDLFADVVSAERAGPRVVAANEHWTAFVPAAARWPYELQVFPHRRVPDLPALTAAERDALAGVYLDVLGRFARRFDTPMPYIASWNQAPVTRGREDWWLHLQLFSLRRAPGKLKYLAGSESGMGAFISDTTPEDVAEQLRNVKATGE from the coding sequence GTGATCCGGACGAGTCGTCGGCTGGCCGACGGCCGCGAGATCCTCTACTTCGACGCCGGGGACACCGCGCCGCCGCGGGACGCCGAGGACCCCCGCGACCTGCCTCCCGTCAGCACCCGGTCGCAGCTGCGGTGGGACCCGCTGCTCGGCGAGTGGGTGGTCCTGGCCTCCCACCGGCAGACGCGGACCTTCCTGCCGCCGGCGGACCTCTGCCCGCTGTGCCCGACCCGGCCCGGCCGCGAGCCCACCGAGGTGCCCGAGGCCGACTACCAGGTGGTCGTCTTCGAGAACCGCTTCCCCTCGCTGGCCACGGCCGTCGAGCGCGACGTCCCGCCGGCCGCGCCCGGGGCCCCGCTGACCGAGCTGCGGCCCGGCTTCGGCCGCTGCGAGGTCGTCGTCTTCACCAGCGAGCACGACCGGTCCTTCGCCACGCTCGGCGCCGACCGCGCCCGGCTGGTGGTCGACGTGTGGGCCGAGCGCACCGCGGAGCTGTCGGCGATCGAGGGGGTCGAGCAGGTCTACGTCTTCGAGAACTCCGGCGAGGAGATCGGGGTGACGCTCTCCCACCCGCACGGGCAGATCTACGCGTACCCGTTCGTCACGCCGCGGGTGGAGAAGGTGCTGGCCTCGGTCGAGCGGCACCGGCGCGAGGCCGGCGGCGACCTGTTCGCCGACGTGGTGTCCGCCGAGCGCGCCGGGCCGCGGGTGGTCGCCGCCAACGAGCACTGGACGGCGTTCGTGCCGGCCGCCGCGCGCTGGCCCTACGAGCTGCAGGTCTTCCCGCACCGCCGGGTGCCCGACCTGCCCGCGCTCACGGCTGCGGAGCGCGACGCGCTGGCCGGGGTCTACCTCGACGTGCTGGGCCGCTTCGCCCGCCGCTTTGACACCCCGATGCCCTACATCGCCTCCTGGAACCAGGCGCCGGTCACCCGCGGGCGCGAGGACTGGTGGCTGCACCTGCAGCTGTTCTCGCTGCGCCGGGCGCCGGGAAAGCTGAAGTACCTGGCCGGCTCGGAGTCCGGCATGGGTGCCTTCATCAGCGACACGACCCCCGAGGACGTCGCAGAGCAGTTGCGGAACGTGAAAGCGACAGGCGAGTGA
- a CDS encoding CPBP family intramembrane glutamic endopeptidase: MSAAVPPGWPAADEEPYRGPPPTGPYGAPPYVPGALRGVHAPPATGVVAGPVPWPLGPVPLQPGPHTAPPWGPPPGMRWEPAPGTPPHDTPVEFLQAMRSRSWRWWRPLLGLLLFTAVYLVATLVVILAGFAVGAFPDPTAIDPTDLTDPTLLLLTNLSLIVAIPCVWLAWVAAHGMRPGWSSSVVARLRWRLLLPFTLLSLPTLVLGLLLSVLLGFLAGDWEATGPVAGFGWLLLVVLLTTPLQSAAEEYLFRGYLSQAIAAWVGRPQAGAVVAGVLTAALFSAAHLPPDVWTFLDRFAFGLAASAVVWLTGGLEAAIVLHAANNVVVFLLAGWLGEGVATESVPAGTGVLVVLVDLLAMAAYVALVARSRLRLQPEVLSAAFDLRPPSPRGVSWPPPVIGYGLVQRREAQHGPWGMG, translated from the coding sequence GTGAGCGCAGCGGTCCCGCCGGGCTGGCCCGCGGCGGACGAGGAGCCCTACCGGGGGCCGCCGCCGACCGGGCCCTACGGTGCGCCGCCGTACGTCCCCGGGGCGCTGCGCGGCGTGCACGCGCCGCCCGCCACGGGAGTGGTGGCCGGACCGGTCCCGTGGCCGCTCGGGCCGGTGCCGCTGCAGCCGGGACCGCACACGGCCCCGCCGTGGGGTCCCCCGCCCGGGATGCGGTGGGAGCCGGCGCCGGGCACCCCCCCGCACGACACGCCGGTCGAGTTCCTGCAGGCCATGCGCAGCCGCAGCTGGCGCTGGTGGCGGCCGCTGCTGGGCCTGCTGCTGTTCACGGCCGTCTACCTCGTCGCGACCCTGGTGGTGATCCTGGCCGGGTTCGCCGTCGGGGCCTTCCCCGACCCCACCGCGATCGACCCGACCGACCTCACCGACCCCACCCTGCTGCTGCTCACCAACCTCTCGCTGATCGTCGCGATCCCCTGCGTGTGGCTGGCCTGGGTCGCCGCCCACGGCATGCGCCCCGGCTGGTCGTCGTCGGTGGTCGCCCGGCTGCGCTGGCGGCTGCTGCTGCCGTTCACGCTGCTGTCGCTGCCCACGCTCGTGCTCGGCCTCCTGCTCAGCGTCCTGCTGGGCTTCCTCGCCGGGGACTGGGAGGCCACCGGCCCGGTGGCCGGCTTCGGGTGGCTGCTGCTCGTCGTGCTGCTGACCACGCCGCTGCAGTCGGCCGCGGAGGAGTACTTGTTCCGCGGCTACCTGAGCCAGGCGATCGCCGCGTGGGTGGGCCGGCCGCAGGCGGGTGCCGTGGTCGCCGGGGTGCTGACCGCTGCCCTGTTCTCGGCCGCCCACCTGCCGCCCGACGTCTGGACGTTCCTGGACCGGTTCGCGTTCGGGCTGGCCGCCTCGGCCGTCGTCTGGCTGACCGGAGGGCTCGAGGCGGCGATCGTGCTGCACGCGGCCAACAACGTCGTGGTCTTCCTCCTGGCCGGCTGGCTGGGGGAGGGGGTGGCCACCGAGTCCGTCCCGGCCGGCACCGGCGTCCTCGTGGTGCTCGTCGACCTGCTCGCCATGGCCGCGTACGTCGCCCTGGTCGCCCGCTCCCGCCTCCGGCTGCAGCCGGAGGTGCTGAGTGCCGCGTTCGACCTGCGACCACCGTCACCGAGGGGGGTGTCCTGGCCGCCTCCGGTCATCGGGTATGGTCTTGTCCAGCGCCGCGAGGCGCAGCACGGCCCTTGGGGTATGGGGTAA
- the gltX gene encoding glutamate--tRNA ligase, whose translation MTATGLPPSAPTTTRTRFCPSPTGTVHVGLLRTALFNWAHARHTGGTFVFRIEDTDASRDSEESYRHLLDSLRWLGLEWDEGPEVGGPHGPYRQSERHEVYREVAQELLASGHAYESFSTNEEVEARRLAAGQDPKLGYDNADRFLTDEQKAALRAEGREPVLRLRMPDEDLTWTDLVRGEIRFAAGSVPDFVIVRANGAPLYPFVNPVDDALMGITDVLRGEDLLPSTPRQLALYAALTDIGVASGAPRFGHLPYVTGEGNKKLSKRDPQSNVDVYRERGFVPQGFANYLALLGWSIAEDRDVFSMAEMVEAFDITRVSANPARFDLKKAEAINASHLRALPEEEFTARVVPFLARAGLVSEPPTAEQRRVLDAIAPLAQERMIVLSDAVGLLGFLFVDDVEIDPAAAAKQLAGQEAAEVLDAAATALRELPDWTTADIEAALKEALVEGLGRKPRQAFGPVRVAVSGRTVSPPLYESIELLGRERTLARLTAARAAVPG comes from the coding sequence GTGACCGCGACCGGCCTCCCGCCCTCCGCCCCGACGACGACCCGCACCCGGTTCTGCCCCTCGCCGACGGGCACGGTGCACGTCGGCCTGCTCCGGACGGCGCTGTTCAACTGGGCGCACGCCCGCCACACCGGCGGCACGTTCGTCTTCCGCATCGAGGACACCGACGCCTCCCGCGACTCCGAGGAGTCCTACCGGCACCTGCTCGACAGCCTGCGCTGGCTGGGCCTGGAGTGGGACGAGGGCCCGGAGGTCGGCGGTCCGCACGGGCCCTACCGGCAGTCCGAGCGGCACGAGGTCTACCGCGAGGTCGCCCAGGAGCTGCTGGCGTCGGGGCACGCCTACGAGTCCTTCTCCACCAACGAGGAGGTCGAGGCCCGCCGGCTGGCCGCGGGGCAGGACCCGAAGCTCGGCTACGACAACGCCGACCGCTTCCTGACCGACGAGCAGAAGGCGGCCCTCCGCGCCGAGGGCCGCGAGCCGGTGCTGCGGCTGCGGATGCCGGACGAGGACCTCACCTGGACCGACCTGGTCCGCGGGGAGATCCGCTTCGCCGCCGGCTCGGTGCCCGACTTCGTCATCGTCCGGGCCAACGGGGCGCCGCTCTACCCGTTCGTCAACCCGGTGGACGACGCCCTGATGGGCATCACCGACGTCCTGCGCGGCGAGGACCTGCTGCCCTCCACGCCACGGCAGCTGGCGCTCTACGCCGCGCTGACCGACATCGGCGTGGCCTCCGGCGCGCCGCGCTTCGGCCACCTGCCCTACGTGACCGGCGAGGGCAACAAGAAGCTGTCCAAGCGCGATCCGCAGTCCAACGTCGACGTGTACCGCGAGCGCGGCTTCGTCCCGCAGGGGTTCGCCAACTACCTGGCGCTGCTGGGCTGGTCGATCGCCGAGGACCGCGACGTCTTCTCGATGGCCGAGATGGTCGAGGCCTTCGACATCACGCGGGTCAGCGCGAACCCGGCCCGCTTCGACCTCAAGAAGGCCGAGGCGATCAACGCCAGTCACCTGCGCGCGCTGCCGGAGGAGGAGTTCACCGCGCGGGTCGTGCCGTTCCTCGCCCGCGCCGGACTGGTCAGCGAGCCGCCGACGGCCGAGCAGCGACGCGTCCTCGACGCCATCGCCCCGCTGGCCCAGGAGCGCATGATCGTCCTCTCCGACGCCGTGGGCCTGCTCGGCTTCCTGTTCGTCGACGACGTGGAGATCGACCCGGCGGCCGCGGCCAAGCAGCTGGCCGGCCAGGAGGCGGCGGAGGTGCTCGACGCCGCGGCGACCGCCCTGCGCGAGCTGCCCGACTGGACCACCGCCGACATCGAGGCGGCGCTCAAGGAGGCGCTCGTCGAGGGACTGGGCCGCAAGCCACGCCAGGCGTTCGGCCCGGTGCGCGTCGCGGTCAGCGGACGCACGGTGTCGCCGCCGCTGTACGAGTCCATCGAGCTGCTCGGCCGGGAGCGCACCCTGGCCCGCCTCACCGCGGCCCGGGCCGCCGTCCCCGGGTGA
- a CDS encoding fumarylacetoacetate hydrolase family protein, whose amino-acid sequence MRIVRFASPSGMSFGVLDGDGQVAQIEGHPFGTISVTGQRYAQADVRLLSPILPSKVVAVGKNYTAHVEEMGTGDAPSQPLLFLKPSTTVIGPGDAIRIPPGSTNVHHEVELAVVIGARGARHVTPEQALGSVFGYTIANDVTERDMQKGDGQWTRAKGFDSFCPLGPWIESDLAGLGKDPADLEVTCTVDGELRQSGRTSQLLFGIPTLVSYISQVMTLLPGDVVLTGTPAGVGPIRPGQRVECAIEGLGSLVNGVSGADTASTAGGLR is encoded by the coding sequence GTGCGCATCGTCCGCTTCGCCTCGCCCTCGGGCATGTCCTTCGGTGTCCTCGACGGCGACGGCCAGGTCGCCCAGATCGAGGGCCACCCGTTCGGGACCATCTCCGTCACCGGTCAGCGCTACGCCCAGGCCGACGTCCGGCTGCTCTCGCCGATCCTGCCGAGCAAGGTGGTGGCCGTCGGCAAGAACTACACGGCGCACGTCGAGGAGATGGGCACCGGCGACGCCCCGTCACAGCCGCTGCTGTTCCTCAAGCCGTCGACGACGGTCATCGGCCCGGGCGACGCCATCCGCATCCCGCCGGGTAGCACCAACGTGCACCACGAGGTCGAGCTGGCCGTGGTCATCGGCGCCCGCGGTGCCCGCCACGTCACCCCGGAGCAGGCGCTGGGCAGCGTGTTCGGCTACACGATCGCCAACGACGTCACCGAGCGGGACATGCAGAAGGGCGACGGGCAGTGGACCCGCGCGAAGGGCTTCGACTCCTTCTGCCCGCTGGGCCCGTGGATCGAGAGCGACCTCGCCGGCCTCGGCAAGGACCCCGCCGACCTCGAGGTCACCTGCACGGTGGACGGCGAGCTGCGCCAGTCCGGCCGCACCAGCCAGCTGCTGTTCGGCATCCCGACGCTGGTCTCCTACATCTCGCAGGTGATGACCCTGCTGCCCGGCGACGTGGTGCTCACCGGTACCCCGGCGGGCGTCGGGCCGATCCGGCCCGGCCAGCGGGTCGAGTGCGCCATCGAGGGCCTGGGGTCCCTGGTCAACGGCGTCAGCGGCGCCGACACCGCCTCCACCGCGGGCGGCCTGCGGTGA
- a CDS encoding VOC family protein, with protein sequence MACRFPELVVDSRDPESLAAFWAEVLGYEVLGREEDGGVEIGPAAGFGGPAPTIVSAPVAEPTPGKVRLHVDVSPTDRDQDAELARLLALGATPADVGQSGDESFHVPADPEGNEFCLLGRRLDPL encoded by the coding sequence ATGGCCTGCCGTTTCCCGGAGCTCGTCGTGGACAGCCGGGACCCGGAGTCGCTGGCGGCCTTCTGGGCGGAGGTCCTCGGGTACGAGGTCCTCGGTCGGGAGGAGGACGGCGGCGTGGAGATCGGCCCCGCGGCCGGCTTCGGCGGCCCGGCGCCGACGATCGTCTCCGCGCCGGTGGCCGAGCCGACACCGGGCAAGGTGCGGCTGCACGTCGACGTCAGTCCCACCGACCGCGACCAGGACGCCGAGCTGGCACGGCTGCTCGCGCTGGGGGCCACCCCTGCGGACGTCGGCCAGTCCGGCGACGAGAGCTTCCACGTGCCGGCCGACCCGGAGGGCAACGAGTTCTGCCTGCTGGGCCGCCGCCTGGACCCACTGTGA
- a CDS encoding putative quinol monooxygenase, translating into MILIVIKMPVRPDRIDEFRTHADEYARAVNAEEGSLFFEWSRSVEDPNTFVCIEGFRDSEAGASHVATPHAKAAFDWMSDLVAEQPQIIYIDAPEVSGFGPMGEVKPRS; encoded by the coding sequence ATGATCCTGATCGTCATCAAGATGCCCGTCCGCCCCGACCGCATCGACGAGTTCCGGACCCACGCCGACGAGTACGCCCGGGCGGTGAACGCCGAGGAGGGCAGCCTGTTCTTCGAGTGGTCGCGCAGCGTCGAGGACCCCAACACCTTCGTCTGCATCGAGGGCTTCCGGGACTCCGAGGCCGGCGCCTCGCACGTGGCCACCCCGCACGCCAAGGCCGCCTTCGACTGGATGTCCGACCTGGTCGCCGAGCAGCCGCAGATCATCTACATCGACGCCCCGGAGGTCAGCGGCTTCGGCCCCATGGGTGAGGTCAAGCCCCGGAGCTGA
- a CDS encoding sensor histidine kinase, with amino-acid sequence MTRALAVLTCLALLTVVVEATDDPHPLLAVALGTTYAAHALVALPWLAGQPAPRRYWLTAGHVCLQLPLGVLLFWAAHAGVGATLLLLVLVAQSVLLLPLPAAAAVTALVPLLHLGMGWADFARNGLGLLGAAVFTAVVTALLQREQRARVELAEANEQLRGYAAQAEELATTRERNRLARDIHDGLGHHLTVVQMQVQAARAQLSSDPERADAVLAKAQQQASDALAEVRRSVAALRGPRTAPPLRVALEALTAEFSAAGVPAPLEVVGTERPLPAEAEESLFRSAQEGLTNVGKHATASSARVTLTYGDDGTVRLRVRDDGRGLPAGGHGPYPGGFGLVGLQERAARAGGQLSVASVPGGGTELLVEVPG; translated from the coding sequence GTGACCCGCGCTCTCGCGGTGCTGACGTGCCTCGCGCTGCTGACCGTCGTCGTGGAGGCGACCGACGACCCGCACCCGCTGCTCGCGGTCGCCCTCGGCACGACGTATGCGGCGCACGCGCTCGTCGCGCTCCCCTGGCTGGCCGGTCAGCCGGCGCCGCGCCGGTACTGGCTGACCGCCGGCCACGTCTGCCTGCAGCTGCCGCTCGGCGTGCTGCTGTTCTGGGCGGCGCACGCCGGTGTCGGGGCGACGCTGCTGCTGCTCGTGCTCGTCGCGCAGAGCGTGCTGCTCCTGCCGCTGCCCGCCGCCGCCGCCGTCACCGCCCTGGTCCCGCTGTTGCACCTGGGTATGGGGTGGGCGGACTTCGCGCGCAACGGCCTGGGGCTGCTCGGCGCCGCGGTGTTCACCGCGGTCGTCACCGCGCTGCTGCAGCGCGAGCAGCGGGCCCGGGTCGAGCTGGCCGAGGCCAACGAGCAGCTGCGCGGGTACGCCGCCCAGGCCGAGGAGCTGGCGACCACGCGGGAGCGCAACCGGCTGGCGCGCGACATCCACGACGGCCTCGGTCACCACCTGACGGTCGTGCAGATGCAGGTGCAGGCCGCCCGCGCGCAGCTGTCGTCCGACCCCGAGCGCGCCGACGCCGTCCTGGCCAAGGCACAGCAGCAGGCCAGCGACGCGCTGGCCGAGGTGCGGCGGTCGGTGGCCGCGCTGCGCGGACCCCGGACCGCGCCGCCGCTGCGCGTCGCGCTCGAGGCCCTCACCGCGGAGTTCTCCGCGGCCGGCGTCCCGGCGCCGCTGGAGGTCGTCGGGACCGAGCGGCCGCTGCCCGCCGAGGCCGAGGAGTCCCTCTTCCGGTCGGCGCAGGAGGGGTTGACCAACGTCGGCAAGCACGCGACGGCCAGCTCCGCGCGGGTGACCCTGACCTACGGCGACGACGGGACGGTGCGGCTGCGGGTGCGGGACGACGGCCGCGGCCTGCCGGCCGGTGGGCACGGCCCGTACCCGGGCGGCTTCGGCCTGGTCGGGCTGCAGGAGCGGGCGGCGCGCGCCGGCGGGCAGCTGAGCGTGGCGTCGGTTCCGGGCGGGGGCACCGAGCTGCTGGTCGAGGTGCCGGGGTGA
- a CDS encoding response regulator, translating to MSAVRVLLVDDQALFREALGTLLDARPEVEVVGEAGDGHQALERAAALAPDVVLMDLHMPVLDGIAATRRLRVEQPGVRVLALTTFDDDEDVFAALRAGALGYLLKDVSADRLVEAVQAAARGESVLQPSVAAKVVARFAQLDDAPRSRPQPLVVPLSDRELDVLRLLADGRSNREIATALFLAEGTVKNHVTNVLGKLGARDRTQAALRARALDLL from the coding sequence GTGAGCGCCGTCCGGGTGCTGCTGGTCGACGACCAGGCGCTGTTCCGCGAGGCGCTGGGGACGCTGCTGGACGCCCGGCCGGAGGTCGAGGTGGTCGGCGAGGCCGGCGACGGGCACCAGGCGCTGGAGCGGGCGGCCGCGCTGGCGCCCGACGTCGTCCTCATGGACCTGCACATGCCGGTGCTCGACGGGATCGCCGCGACCCGGCGGCTCAGGGTCGAGCAGCCCGGTGTGCGGGTGCTGGCGCTGACGACCTTCGACGACGACGAGGACGTCTTCGCCGCGCTGCGAGCAGGCGCGCTGGGCTACCTGCTCAAGGACGTCTCCGCCGACCGCCTGGTCGAGGCGGTGCAGGCCGCCGCGCGCGGTGAGTCGGTGCTCCAGCCGTCGGTCGCCGCCAAGGTGGTGGCCCGCTTCGCCCAGCTGGACGACGCCCCGCGGTCCCGGCCGCAGCCGCTGGTCGTGCCGCTGTCCGACCGCGAGCTCGACGTCCTCCGGCTGCTCGCCGACGGGCGCAGCAACCGGGAGATCGCGACGGCACTGTTTCTGGCCGAGGGCACGGTCAAGAACCACGTGACGAACGTGCTGGGCAAGCTGGGCGCCCGGGACCGCACCCAGGCGGCGCTGCGCGCCCGGGCCCTCGACCTGCTCTGA